One stretch of Cervus canadensis isolate Bull #8, Minnesota chromosome 5, ASM1932006v1, whole genome shotgun sequence DNA includes these proteins:
- the TMSB10 gene encoding thymosin beta-10, translating into MAPPPGRRPRPRCGGREEGSGGRGLYKARGGRRSFVFCCSNASGSPGTADCKRNFSNCFKKMADKPDMGEINSFDKAKLKKTETQEKNTLPTKETIEQEKQAK; encoded by the exons ATGGCCCCGCCCCCCggccgccggccccgcccccgctgcGGCGGGCGAGAGGAGGGGAGTGGCGGGCGCGGCCTATATAAGGCGAGGGGCGGGCGCCGCTCTTTTGTCTTTTGCTGCAGCAACGCGAGTGGGAGCCCCGGGACCGCGGACTGCAAGCGGAACTTCTCG AATTGTTTTAAGAAAATGGCAGACAAGCCCGACATGGGGGAAATCAACAGCTTCGATAAGGCCAAGCTGAAGAAGACTGAGACGCAGGAGAAGAACACCCTGCCGACCAAAGAGA CCATTGAGCAGGAGAAGCAAGCAAAGTGA